Proteins encoded within one genomic window of Cellulomonas xiejunii:
- a CDS encoding HelD family protein: MASIDSELKGEQQVVDGLYRRLDELREQSRRRLAAVRRAGPSGSPQNRSERDAFATLYEDRLAQLESVEDRLAFGRLDLRDGECRYIGRIGLNDEEQTSLLTDWRAPAAQAFYRATAAHPDGVVRRRHLVTAGRRVTGLEDDVLDLDALAEAGIDPASLAGASGEGALLAALGAARTGRMGDIVATIQAEQDAVIRSPLTGALVVQGGPGTGKTAVALHRAAYLLYAHRRLLERSGVLMVGPTRTFLRYIDQVLPSLGETGVVTATIADLYPGVEARGTEPAEVARLKGSAVMASVVRRAVRQRQRVPQRATRVRVDGRTVVVRPQDVAAAIARARRQNRPHNQARVTFVRDMLARLAEQYVQQLGWDVPPEDRAEIIEDLRTTREIRIALNLAWMPLTPQGLLTDLWTKPHRLEAAAPQLSADERAALARPADAPWTPADVPLLDEAAELLGEDDQAARAQARADAERQAAEVEYARQVLRSTGAGDLVSAEALAGRFASTGPSLTTAERAAADRTWTYGHVVVDEAQELSSMAWRALLRRVPTRSLTIVGDVAQTSAPGGTHDWAAMLDPLLRGSWRMAELTVNYRTPAVVAAAARRVALAAGLPVSPQTSARDVPDALTFERVTDAEQLATAAARAADRLAVEVADAAGAGRVAVVATADQAAQVRAALAAAGRAVPVGDVVDLQAPLVVLTPAQSKGLEFDVVVLVEPAQVLAASAGDLYVAMTRPTHALHVLHARDLPEGFVDPS; this comes from the coding sequence GTGGCATCGATCGACAGCGAGCTCAAGGGCGAGCAGCAGGTCGTCGACGGGCTGTACCGACGTCTCGACGAGCTCCGCGAGCAGTCACGCCGACGCCTCGCGGCCGTGCGACGCGCCGGACCGTCGGGCTCGCCCCAGAACCGCTCCGAGCGCGACGCCTTCGCGACGCTGTACGAGGACAGGCTCGCGCAGCTGGAGTCGGTGGAGGACCGTCTGGCGTTCGGGCGCCTCGACCTGCGGGACGGCGAGTGCCGGTACATCGGGCGCATCGGGCTGAACGACGAGGAGCAGACGTCGTTGCTCACCGACTGGCGCGCCCCTGCCGCCCAGGCGTTCTACCGGGCGACGGCTGCGCACCCCGACGGTGTCGTGCGACGCCGCCACCTGGTCACCGCGGGTCGACGTGTGACGGGCCTCGAGGACGACGTGCTCGACCTCGACGCGCTCGCCGAGGCCGGCATCGACCCGGCGTCGCTGGCCGGGGCCTCGGGCGAGGGTGCGCTGCTGGCCGCGCTGGGCGCCGCACGCACCGGCCGGATGGGCGACATCGTCGCGACGATCCAGGCCGAGCAGGACGCGGTCATCCGCTCGCCGCTGACGGGCGCGCTCGTCGTGCAGGGCGGGCCTGGCACCGGCAAGACCGCCGTGGCGCTGCACCGCGCAGCGTACCTGCTCTACGCGCACCGCCGGCTCCTGGAACGTTCCGGCGTGCTCATGGTCGGGCCGACGCGCACCTTCCTGCGCTACATCGACCAGGTGCTGCCGTCCCTGGGCGAGACCGGCGTCGTCACCGCGACGATCGCCGACCTCTACCCGGGCGTCGAGGCGCGCGGGACGGAGCCGGCCGAGGTCGCGCGCCTCAAGGGCAGCGCCGTCATGGCGAGCGTCGTCCGGCGTGCGGTCCGGCAGCGTCAGCGCGTCCCGCAGCGCGCCACGCGCGTCCGTGTCGACGGGCGGACGGTCGTCGTGCGCCCCCAGGACGTCGCCGCCGCGATCGCCCGGGCACGCCGCCAGAACCGTCCGCACAACCAGGCGCGCGTGACGTTCGTCCGCGACATGCTCGCCCGGCTCGCCGAGCAGTACGTCCAGCAGCTCGGGTGGGACGTGCCGCCCGAGGACCGCGCGGAGATCATCGAGGACCTGCGGACGACCCGCGAGATCCGCATCGCCCTGAACCTCGCGTGGATGCCGTTGACGCCGCAGGGGCTCCTCACGGACCTGTGGACCAAGCCGCACCGCCTGGAGGCCGCGGCACCCCAGCTGTCCGCGGACGAGCGGGCCGCGCTGGCCCGGCCGGCCGACGCACCGTGGACGCCGGCGGACGTGCCGCTGCTCGACGAGGCTGCGGAGCTGCTCGGTGAGGACGACCAGGCGGCCCGTGCACAGGCCCGCGCGGACGCGGAGCGCCAGGCCGCCGAGGTCGAGTACGCCCGCCAGGTGCTGCGCTCGACGGGCGCCGGCGACCTGGTGTCGGCCGAGGCGCTCGCCGGTCGTTTCGCGAGCACCGGCCCGTCGCTGACCACCGCGGAGCGCGCGGCGGCGGACCGGACGTGGACCTACGGCCACGTGGTCGTGGACGAGGCGCAGGAGCTGTCCTCGATGGCGTGGCGCGCGCTACTGCGACGGGTGCCCACCCGGTCCCTGACGATCGTGGGAGACGTGGCGCAGACGTCCGCGCCGGGCGGCACCCACGACTGGGCGGCCATGCTCGACCCGCTGCTGCGCGGTTCGTGGCGGATGGCCGAGCTGACGGTGAACTACCGGACCCCTGCGGTCGTCGCGGCCGCTGCCCGACGCGTCGCCCTGGCCGCCGGGCTCCCCGTGAGCCCGCAGACGTCGGCGCGGGACGTCCCCGACGCCCTGACCTTCGAGCGCGTGACCGACGCGGAGCAGCTCGCCACGGCCGCGGCCAGGGCCGCCGACAGGTTGGCGGTCGAGGTCGCGGACGCCGCGGGCGCGGGACGTGTCGCGGTCGTGGCGACCGCGGACCAGGCTGCCCAGGTCCGAGCCGCCCTGGCAGCCGCGGGACGCGCCGTCCCGGTGGGTGACGTGGTCGACCTGCAGGCCCCCCTCGTCGTCCTCACGCCCGCGCAGTCGAAGGGCCTCGAGTTCGACGTCGTGGTGCTCGTCGAGCCGGCGCAGGTGCTGGCGGCCTCCGCCGGCGACCTCTACGTCGCGATGACCCGACCGACGCACGCCCTGCACGTGCTGCACGCCCGGGACCTCCCCGAGGGCTTCGTCGACCCCTCGTGA
- a CDS encoding DUF4956 domain-containing protein, which translates to MDQLVLIGADVAGIALLTWTYFRRHRRRDLVVAFLGVNVGVLAVASTLGSATIGAGLGLGLFGVLSIIRLRSTEIDQREVAYYFAALALGILGALPGPVLWHSLAFMALLLVAVLVADHPRVMRRHQRQELVLDGAVLDRVALVARLEGMLGARVHHVAVQRVDLVNDTTWVDVRYETVPPARRRGHVQTPRETARASTTGAAS; encoded by the coding sequence ATGGACCAGCTCGTGCTCATCGGCGCGGACGTCGCCGGCATCGCCCTGCTGACGTGGACCTACTTCCGCCGGCACCGCCGCCGGGACCTCGTCGTCGCGTTCCTCGGCGTGAACGTCGGCGTGCTCGCCGTCGCCTCGACGCTGGGTTCCGCGACGATCGGCGCGGGTCTCGGCCTCGGGCTGTTCGGCGTCCTGTCGATCATCCGGCTGCGCTCGACGGAGATCGACCAGCGCGAGGTCGCCTACTACTTCGCCGCGCTCGCGCTCGGCATCCTGGGAGCGCTGCCGGGACCGGTGCTGTGGCACTCGCTCGCCTTCATGGCCCTCCTGCTGGTCGCGGTGCTCGTCGCCGACCATCCCCGCGTCATGCGGCGCCACCAGCGCCAGGAGCTCGTGCTCGACGGCGCCGTGCTGGACCGCGTCGCGCTGGTGGCCCGTCTCGAGGGCATGCTGGGCGCGCGCGTCCACCACGTGGCCGTGCAGCGCGTGGACCTCGTCAACGACACCACGTGGGTCGACGTCCGCTACGAGACGGTGCCGCCCGCACGTCGGCGCGGGCACGTGCAGACCCCGCGCGAGACCGCCCGGGCCTCGACGACGGGAGCCGCCTCGTGA